The Vicia villosa cultivar HV-30 ecotype Madison, WI linkage group LG1, Vvil1.0, whole genome shotgun sequence genome includes a region encoding these proteins:
- the LOC131643884 gene encoding uncharacterized protein LOC131643884 — translation MENNNSSSNSSVCTKIRHVFTSNPALRAIHRISSINQDHKQITNGSNYPSTNLKTSSVQTKSHHKAQKETSSEPIHTKFDYSTPTYKEKGHSSAVSTVVGNSERATKVSAKSELQLPQPQHNPKKAVAYTGNQQGKESVDINDTFKNFIISAKKKIRTVSTIGRGHNNPTAAPDHEVHHGTTTASKNESHDDHFQDYIHRIGKKIRATTMRRN, via the coding sequence ATGGAAAACAACAACAGTTCATCAAATTCTTCTGTATGCACCAAAATTCGTCATGTCTTTACAAGCAATCCCGCTCTTCGAGCAATTCATCGAATCTCAAGCATCAATCAAGATCATAAACAAATCACCAATGGTTCAAATTATCCATCAACAAATCTTAAGACTAGTAGTGTCCAAACCAAATCACATCACAAGGCTCAAAAAGAAACATCATCAGAACCAATCCATACCAAATTTGATTATTCAACACCTACATACAAAGAGAAAGGACACTCATCAGCAGTTTCAACTGTTGTTGGAAATTCAGAAAGAGCAACAAAAGTTTCTGCCAAGAGTGAACTACAATTACCTCAACCACAGCATAATCCCAAGAAAGCTGTGGCATACACTGGTAATCAACAAGGCAAGGAATCGGTGGATATCAATGACACTTTCAAGAATTTCATTATAAGTGCTAAGAAGAAAATCAGAACCGTGTCGACTATCGGTCGGGGTCACAACAACCCTACAGCTGCACCAGATCATGAAGTTCATCATGGTACCACTACTGCAAGCAAAAATGAAAGCCATGACGACCATTTTCAGGACTACATTCACCGCATTGGGAAGAAGATCAGAGCCACAACCATGAGAAGAAATTAA
- the LOC131643882 gene encoding protein FAR-RED IMPAIRED RESPONSE 1-like isoform X2 has product MEEKIVASSDKEELKQVNKSCDDSLVAIVACDEDEEPRTGMIFGSEEDVTRYYTNYAKRMGFGVGKISSKNGDDGRKYFTLACNCARKYVSTSKNPSKQYLTSKTQCRARLNACIALDGTITVSRVVLEHNHELGQTKGRYFILDENLGPHVEKNLELNDQGAVNVSRSLQSVGVGTNGCEKFTFGEKDCRNHVHKVRRLKLGRGDVDAIHSFFFRMQKLNSQFYYAIDMDDKRNLQNLFWADARCRAAYEYFGEVITFDTTYFRNKYDLPLALFVGVNHHGQSILLGCAILSNVDTKTLTWLFTRWLECMHGHAPNGIITDDDKAMKNAIEVAFPKARHRWCLWHIVKKVPEMLSKHSYCESIKTLMHDVVYDSQSKSDFMERWGNMIEHYKLHDNEWLKELFDERHRWVPVYVKDTFWAGMSTTQRRENIESFFDGFVSSKTTLKQFVEQYDDVLNDKIEKESMTDFDSFNTTIACVSHFGFEVQFQKAFTNSKFKEFQVEVSSMMYCNTSFERLEDLNSIFSVTENKKVNEKIKDMVFKVSFYEKDFKLQCTCCLFEFKGILCRHILCVLKLIGKTESVPPYYILSRWRKYVKRRYTLIKRGFEELQRVNKACDAFYEVASTSINSEADLLKMMNWIKDLKNVLTCKGPSSRITEEHSSIPNHVTRIFDSAVTQSNGCLPSKRKTSDIDQILEKKLARNKTQKNNQENEKDQSQEEGLCTPIVQEVEEHLGDIVQVLNCPQTISQNGSSSELVRGTTQ; this is encoded by the exons A TGGAAGAAAAAATAGTTGCATCTTCTGATAAAGAGGAATTAAAGCAAGTAAATAAAAGTTGTGATGATAGTTTAGTTGCAATTGTTGCttgtgatgaagatgaagaacctAGAACTGGAATGATATTTGGTTCCGAAGAAGATGTTACTCGATATTACACGAATTATGCTAAACGAATGGGTTTCGGAGTTGGAAAAATAAGTTCGAAAAATGGTGATGATGGAAGGAAATACTTTACTCTAGCATGTAATTGTGCGAGGAAGTATGTGAGCACTTCAAAGAATCCTTCAAAGCAATATCTTACCTCGAAAACACAATGTAGAGCTAGATTGAATGCGTGTATAGCTTTAGATGGAACGATTACTGTTTCAAGAGTTGTTCTTGAGCATAATCACGAACTTGGCCAAACCAAAGGACGGTATTTTATATTGGACGAGAATTTGGGGCCTCATGTAGAGAAGAATTTAGAACTTAACGATCAAGGTGCAGTCAATGTTAGCAGAAGTCTTCAATCTGTGGGTGTTGGAACGAATGGGTGTGAGAAATTTACTTTTGGAGAAAAGGATTGTAGAAACCATGTACACAAAGTAAGGCGGTTAAAACTTGGGAGAGGAGACGTTGATGCGATTCATAGCTTTTTTTTTAGAATGCAAAAGCTAAATAGTCAATTTTATTATGCAATTGATATGGATGATAAGAGGAATTTACAAAATTTATTTTGGGCAGATGCGAGGTGTAGGGCTGCATACGAGTATTTTGGTGAAGTCATAACTTTTGACACTACTTATTTTAGAAATAAGTATGACTTGCCATTGGCCCTTTTCGTTGGAGTGAACCATCATGGCCAGTCTATTTTGTTGGGTTGTGCAATATTATCGAACGTGGATACTAAAACTCTTACTTGGTTGTTCACAAGATGGTTGGAATGTATGCATGGACATGCTCCAAATGGCATAATTACCGATGATGATAAAGCAATGAAAAATGCAATTGAGGTTGCCTTTCCAAAAGCTCGTCATCGATGGTGCTTGTGGCATATAGTGAAAAAGGTCCCAGAAATGTTGAGTAAACACTCTTATTGTGAGTCTATCAAAACACTTATGCATGATGTGGTATATGATTCTCAAAGCAAAAGTGATTTCATGGAGAGGTGGGGAAATATGATAGAACATTATAAACTACATGATAATGAATGGCTAAAAGAGTTATTTGATGAGCGACATCGTTGGGTTCCTGTGTATGTGAAGGACACATTTTGGGCTGGAATGTCAACTACACAAAGGAGGGAAAATATAGAATCATTTTTTGATGGTTTCGTAAGTTCAAAGACAACGTTGAAGCAATTTGTTGAACAGTATGATGATGTATTGAAtgataaaattgaaaaggaaagcaTGACTGATTTTGATTCCTTTAACACAACAATTGCATGTGTAAGTCATTTTGGTTTTGAGGTCCAATTTCAGAAAGCATTtaccaattcaaaattcaaagaatttcAAGTAGAAGTTTCTTCTATGATGTATTGTAATACTAGTTTTGAGAGATTGGAGGACTTGAATTCAATATTCTCTGTTACTGAAAATAAGAAAGTAAATGAGAAAATTAAAGATATGGTGTTTAAGGTATCTTTCTATGAAAAAGACTTCAAATTACAGTGTACATGTTGCTTATTTGAGTTTAAAGGAATTTTATGTAGGCACATTCTTTGTGTGCTTAAGCTTATTGGTAAAACCGAGTCAGTGCCACCTTATTATATCTTGTCACGGTGGAGGAAGTATGTAAAGCGGAGATATACACTGATTAAACGTGGTTTTGAAGAATTGCAACGTGTTAATAAAGCATGTGATGCATTTTACGAAGTTGCTTCTACAAGCATAAACTCTGAAGCTGATTTACTGAAAATGATGAATTGGATCAAGGACTTGAAAAATGTATTAACTTGTAAAGGGCCGTCCTCCAGGATTACAGAAGAACATAGTTCAATTCCAAACCATGTAACTAGGATTTTTGACTCAGCAGTAACTCAAAGTAATGGGTGTCTTCCTTCCAAAAGGAAGACATCTGACATTGATCAAATTTTGGAGAAGAAGCTTGCAAGAAATAAAACTCAAAAGAACAACCAGGAAAACGAAAAGGATCAAAGTCAAGAAGAG GGCTTGTGTACACCTATTGTTCAAGAAGTTGAAGAACATCTTGGCGATATAGTCCAG GTTTTAAATTGTCCTCAAACCATAAGCCAGAATGGTTCCTCTTCTGAACTTGTGCGAg gcacAACACAATAG
- the LOC131643881 gene encoding E3 ubiquitin-protein ligase SP1 has translation MAMVPWRGISCCLSAAALYFLGRASGRDAEILKSVSRVNQLRELAKLLDEEILPLVVAISGRVGSETPINCEFSGLRGVMVEETAEQHFLKHNENGSWIQDSALMLSMSKEVPWYLGDGTDRVRVVGARGATGFVLPVGSEAFEESGRSLVRGTLDYLQGLKMLGVKRIERVLPVGTSLTVVGEAAKDDVGTIRIQRPTKGPFYVSPKTIEELIANLGKWARWYKCASMGLTVFGVYLIANHAIRYIMERRHRNEIQKRVLAAAATMSGQDNGGEIADNLSDGAKRERTMPDLCVICLEQEYNSVFVPCGHMCCCTACSSHLTSCPLCRRQIERAVKTFRH, from the exons ATGGCGATGGTTCCTTGGCGTGGTATCAGTTGCTGTTTGAGTGCTGCTGCTCTTTACTTTCTCGGTAGAGCAAGTGGCAG GGATGCTGAAATTCTTAAATCTGTTAGCAGGGTTAATCAATTGAGGGAGCTAG CAAAACTGTTGGATGAGGAAATACTTCCCTTGGTTGTTGCGATTTCTGGAAGAGTTGGTTCTGAAACCCCTATTAATTGTGAATTTAGTGGTTTAAGAGGTGTAATGGTTGAAGAAACG GCTGAGCAACATTTTCTGAAGCACAATGAAAATGGTTCATGGATACAAGATTCTGCGTTAATGTTATCCATGAGTAAAGAGGTTCCTTGGTATCTG GGTGATGGAACTGATCGTGTGCGTGTAGTTGGAGCTCGTGGTGCCACTGGTTTTGTATTGCCTGTTGGAAGTGAGGCATTTGAAGAGTCGGGTCGGTCACTTGTACGTGGAACATTGGATTATCTCCAAGGTTTAAAG ATGCTAGGAGTTAAGAGAATTGAACGGGTACTTCCCGTTGGAACTTCCTTGACTGTTGTTGGTGag GCTGCTAAGGACGATGTCGGAACCATTCGAATTCAGCGACCCACCAAAGGGCCATTTTATGTCTCTCCCAAAACAATTGAGGAACTCATTGCAAATCTTGGGAAATGGGCGAG GTGGTATAAGTGTGCTTCCATGGGCTTGACAGTGTTTGGTGTGTATCTGATAGCCAATCATGCTATCCGGTACATCATGGAAAGACGCCATCGCAACGAAATACAAAAAAG GGTTCTTGCTGCAGCTGCTACGATGTCTGGACAAGATAATGGGG GTGAAATTGCTGACAACTTATCAGATGGTGCTAAAAGGGAACGCACAATGCCAGATTTATGTGTAATATGCCTCGAGCAGGAATATAATTCCGTTTTTGTTCC GTGTGGGCATATGTGCTGCTGTACAGCTTGCTCTTCTCACTTGACCAGTTGCCCTCTTTGCCGGAGACAGATAGAAAGGGCAGTAAAGACTTTCCGTCATTGA
- the LOC131643882 gene encoding protein FAR-RED IMPAIRED RESPONSE 1-like isoform X1 has protein sequence MEEKIVASSDKEELKQVNKSCDDSLVAIVACDEDEEPRTGMIFGSEEDVTRYYTNYAKRMGFGVGKISSKNGDDGRKYFTLACNCARKYVSTSKNPSKQYLTSKTQCRARLNACIALDGTITVSRVVLEHNHELGQTKGRYFILDENLGPHVEKNLELNDQGAVNVSRSLQSVGVGTNGCEKFTFGEKDCRNHVHKVRRLKLGRGDVDAIHSFFFRMQKLNSQFYYAIDMDDKRNLQNLFWADARCRAAYEYFGEVITFDTTYFRNKYDLPLALFVGVNHHGQSILLGCAILSNVDTKTLTWLFTRWLECMHGHAPNGIITDDDKAMKNAIEVAFPKARHRWCLWHIVKKVPEMLSKHSYCESIKTLMHDVVYDSQSKSDFMERWGNMIEHYKLHDNEWLKELFDERHRWVPVYVKDTFWAGMSTTQRRENIESFFDGFVSSKTTLKQFVEQYDDVLNDKIEKESMTDFDSFNTTIACVSHFGFEVQFQKAFTNSKFKEFQVEVSSMMYCNTSFERLEDLNSIFSVTENKKVNEKIKDMVFKVSFYEKDFKLQCTCCLFEFKGILCRHILCVLKLIGKTESVPPYYILSRWRKYVKRRYTLIKRGFEELQRVNKACDAFYEVASTSINSEADLLKMMNWIKDLKNVLTCKGPSSRITEEHSSIPNHVTRIFDSAVTQSNGCLPSKRKTSDIDQILEKKLARNKTQKNNQENEKDQSQEEFWIFLWQGLCTPIVQEVEEHLGDIVQVLNCPQTISQNGSSSELVRGTTQ, from the exons A TGGAAGAAAAAATAGTTGCATCTTCTGATAAAGAGGAATTAAAGCAAGTAAATAAAAGTTGTGATGATAGTTTAGTTGCAATTGTTGCttgtgatgaagatgaagaacctAGAACTGGAATGATATTTGGTTCCGAAGAAGATGTTACTCGATATTACACGAATTATGCTAAACGAATGGGTTTCGGAGTTGGAAAAATAAGTTCGAAAAATGGTGATGATGGAAGGAAATACTTTACTCTAGCATGTAATTGTGCGAGGAAGTATGTGAGCACTTCAAAGAATCCTTCAAAGCAATATCTTACCTCGAAAACACAATGTAGAGCTAGATTGAATGCGTGTATAGCTTTAGATGGAACGATTACTGTTTCAAGAGTTGTTCTTGAGCATAATCACGAACTTGGCCAAACCAAAGGACGGTATTTTATATTGGACGAGAATTTGGGGCCTCATGTAGAGAAGAATTTAGAACTTAACGATCAAGGTGCAGTCAATGTTAGCAGAAGTCTTCAATCTGTGGGTGTTGGAACGAATGGGTGTGAGAAATTTACTTTTGGAGAAAAGGATTGTAGAAACCATGTACACAAAGTAAGGCGGTTAAAACTTGGGAGAGGAGACGTTGATGCGATTCATAGCTTTTTTTTTAGAATGCAAAAGCTAAATAGTCAATTTTATTATGCAATTGATATGGATGATAAGAGGAATTTACAAAATTTATTTTGGGCAGATGCGAGGTGTAGGGCTGCATACGAGTATTTTGGTGAAGTCATAACTTTTGACACTACTTATTTTAGAAATAAGTATGACTTGCCATTGGCCCTTTTCGTTGGAGTGAACCATCATGGCCAGTCTATTTTGTTGGGTTGTGCAATATTATCGAACGTGGATACTAAAACTCTTACTTGGTTGTTCACAAGATGGTTGGAATGTATGCATGGACATGCTCCAAATGGCATAATTACCGATGATGATAAAGCAATGAAAAATGCAATTGAGGTTGCCTTTCCAAAAGCTCGTCATCGATGGTGCTTGTGGCATATAGTGAAAAAGGTCCCAGAAATGTTGAGTAAACACTCTTATTGTGAGTCTATCAAAACACTTATGCATGATGTGGTATATGATTCTCAAAGCAAAAGTGATTTCATGGAGAGGTGGGGAAATATGATAGAACATTATAAACTACATGATAATGAATGGCTAAAAGAGTTATTTGATGAGCGACATCGTTGGGTTCCTGTGTATGTGAAGGACACATTTTGGGCTGGAATGTCAACTACACAAAGGAGGGAAAATATAGAATCATTTTTTGATGGTTTCGTAAGTTCAAAGACAACGTTGAAGCAATTTGTTGAACAGTATGATGATGTATTGAAtgataaaattgaaaaggaaagcaTGACTGATTTTGATTCCTTTAACACAACAATTGCATGTGTAAGTCATTTTGGTTTTGAGGTCCAATTTCAGAAAGCATTtaccaattcaaaattcaaagaatttcAAGTAGAAGTTTCTTCTATGATGTATTGTAATACTAGTTTTGAGAGATTGGAGGACTTGAATTCAATATTCTCTGTTACTGAAAATAAGAAAGTAAATGAGAAAATTAAAGATATGGTGTTTAAGGTATCTTTCTATGAAAAAGACTTCAAATTACAGTGTACATGTTGCTTATTTGAGTTTAAAGGAATTTTATGTAGGCACATTCTTTGTGTGCTTAAGCTTATTGGTAAAACCGAGTCAGTGCCACCTTATTATATCTTGTCACGGTGGAGGAAGTATGTAAAGCGGAGATATACACTGATTAAACGTGGTTTTGAAGAATTGCAACGTGTTAATAAAGCATGTGATGCATTTTACGAAGTTGCTTCTACAAGCATAAACTCTGAAGCTGATTTACTGAAAATGATGAATTGGATCAAGGACTTGAAAAATGTATTAACTTGTAAAGGGCCGTCCTCCAGGATTACAGAAGAACATAGTTCAATTCCAAACCATGTAACTAGGATTTTTGACTCAGCAGTAACTCAAAGTAATGGGTGTCTTCCTTCCAAAAGGAAGACATCTGACATTGATCAAATTTTGGAGAAGAAGCTTGCAAGAAATAAAACTCAAAAGAACAACCAGGAAAACGAAAAGGATCAAAGTCAAGAAGAG ttttggatttttttgtggCAGGGCTTGTGTACACCTATTGTTCAAGAAGTTGAAGAACATCTTGGCGATATAGTCCAG GTTTTAAATTGTCCTCAAACCATAAGCCAGAATGGTTCCTCTTCTGAACTTGTGCGAg gcacAACACAATAG